The genomic DNA GTTCAGGATATTGAAAAACATAGCCCACTTTCCGGCGTACTTCATTGGTAAATACGGATTTTGCTGTTATTTCACAATTATCTACTGATACGGACCCTTTCTGCGCAAATAGAAGACCGTTTAAATGTTGGGCTAAGGTTGATTTGCCGCTTCCCATTAAACCGACTACAGAAACAATTTCTCCACGCTCTGTGCTCATTGAAACTCCTGAAAGAGCTGTCACTTCAGTGGGCAAACCCAAATTGTAAGTATGGTATAGTTCTTTGACTACAATAGACATAATGCCTTATTTATTGAATCAATATCCGATTTTGTGTTTTCGGGTATTATTTTCTTATTTATTAATAGTTCACGAAGTATTGATATGTCCGGTTTTTTTAATTTCATTTCATGTAAGTTTTCTTTGGATCTTCTAAGAAATTCATTTATAGACTCATCACAAGTTATTTCCCCATTTTCCATTACAATCACTCTATCTGCGAATAAGATTTCATCCAAATCATGCGTAACTTGCACGATAGTTATTCCACTTTTATGCTCATTTATTATTAATTTAATTATTTCTTTTTTTGAATAGGGATCCAACATTGATAAAGCTTCATCTAAAAGCAGTGCCTTTGGCTTCATTGCGAAAATGCCGGCGAGTGCAAGACGCTGTTTTTGTCCCCCTGATAAGGAAGAAATTGGCAGAGTACGTTTCTCCCAAAGGTTCGCCGTTGTAAGGGCATCCCTTACGCGAATACGTATATCTTCCGGCTCCAACCCTAAGTTTTCCGGCCCAAATGCAACATCTTCTTCAACTATAGCTGCTACGATTTGATCTTCTGGATTTTGGAATACCATTGAGACTTTCTCCCTTATTGAACCAGTAAGGTTCAGATCAGAAGAGTCTACTCCGTCAACAAAACAAAGACCCTGCGTTGGAACAAGCAGGGCGTTAAGCATTTTCAACAAAGTGGTTTTGCCTGACCCGTTGGGTCCTAAAACGGCAACCCACTCGCCGGGGCGGATTTCCAGATCCAAAGGGAAGAGTGTGTTCTCTGCCTCATCTGGATACCGGAATTCCGCACCCTTGAGAGAAAAGGGAATACCTGTTTTCATTATTAACCTAATCTACTAACTGTATTACCGCCATCTCAGAAGCATCGCCTAAACGTGCTCCAAGCTTAACTATTCTAGTATAGCCTCCGTTACGGTCGGCATACTTAGGGCCAAGCTCATTAAAGAGTTTGGCTACAGCTTCTTTATGTGGCATACGAGCCATAACAATACGACGATCGTTGACTTCTCCCGATTTTGCTCTTGTGATTAGTTTCTCTGCCACCTTACGTAATTCTTTAGCTTTAGATACAGTTGTAACTATGCTGCCCTCAAGAAAAAGACTGGAAGACATATTGGCAAGCATTGCTAATCTATGGGAAGAATAGCGTCCCAATTTTCTATTTGCTACTCGGTGCCTCATTTAATTATCCTCCTTTTGATTCTGTTCGCCTGAGTCAATAGATTCATTCAACGAAGAGTCTGTGTCTCCGCTGAGATGAAGGTCAAACTTGGCCAGTTTGCTTTCGATTTCTGCAAGAGATATCTTACCAAGATTACGAATCTTTAGAAGATCTTCTCTGGTTCTGGCTACAAGTTCTCCAATCACACGAACTTCTCCTCGAAGAAGGCAGTTTTCACTACGGACCGAGAGCTCAAGGTCTCTTACAGGTCTGGCATAGATTGAGTTTTCTCCCATCGGGAAACCAACTATGCCTGGCTGTTTGTCGTAACCAGTATCTAAAGTTGCACTTGCTGAGTCCTCTCCCTTGATGATTTCATCAAGAGCACTGCTACCCGGCCCTGCCAATGTGTCAACAACAGAAACATAGTAACTCTTGAGAACTCTGCTCGCTTCTATAATAGCGGATTCCGGAGAAACTGCTCCGTTGGTCCACACTTCTAACGTTAAACTGTCATAGTCTGTTCTCTGCCCCATGCGTTTATCGCTTATGTTGTACTTCACTCGTTGAACAGGAGAGAAAAGTGCATCTGCCTGCAAGGCATCAATCGGTAAGAATGATGCTCTGGGACGGTCAATTGGTGCATATCCTGTTCCTGTTCCTACATAAATATCCATAGCAATAGAATGTCCTGCTGCTATCTCACAAATATAAGCTTCCGGATCTGGGAATTCTATTTCACTA from Synergistaceae bacterium includes the following:
- a CDS encoding ATP-binding cassette domain-containing protein, with the protein product MSIVVKELYHTYNLGLPTEVTALSGVSMSTERGEIVSVVGLMGSGKSTLAQHLNGLLFAQKGSVSVDNCEITAKSVFTNEVRRKVGYVFQYPE
- a CDS encoding ATP-binding cassette domain-containing protein, whose protein sequence is MKTGIPFSLKGAEFRYPDEAENTLFPLDLEIRPGEWVAVLGPNGSGKTTLLKMLNALLVPTQGLCFVDGVDSSDLNLTGSIREKVSMVFQNPEDQIVAAIVEEDVAFGPENLGLEPEDIRIRVRDALTTANLWEKRTLPISSLSGGQKQRLALAGIFAMKPKALLLDEALSMLDPYSKKEIIKLIINEHKSGITIVQVTHDLDEILFADRVIVMENGEITCDESINEFLRRSKENLHEMKLKKPDISILRELLINKKIIPENTKSDIDSINKALCLL
- the rplQ gene encoding 50S ribosomal protein L17 — its product is MRHRVANRKLGRYSSHRLAMLANMSSSLFLEGSIVTTVSKAKELRKVAEKLITRAKSGEVNDRRIVMARMPHKEAVAKLFNELGPKYADRNGGYTRIVKLGARLGDASEMAVIQLVD
- a CDS encoding DNA-directed RNA polymerase subunit alpha, producing MEHDRHEIIVQESTPSYGKITIEPLERGYGVTLGNSLRRVLLSSISGAAILAVRIEGVLHEFSTVPGVKEDVIELLVNLKHVPVRSHTNSVTTLRLEAEGPKVITAADISPDSEIEFPDPEAYICEIAAGHSIAMDIYVGTGTGYAPIDRPRASFLPIDALQADALFSPVQRVKYNISDKRMGQRTDYDSLTLEVWTNGAVSPESAIIEASRVLKSYYVSVVDTLAGPGSSALDEIIKGEDSASATLDTGYDKQPGIVGFPMGENSIYARPVRDLELSVRSENCLLRGEVRVIGELVARTREDLLKIRNLGKISLAEIESKLAKFDLHLSGDTDSSLNESIDSGEQNQKEDN